A genomic stretch from Georgenia muralis includes:
- a CDS encoding bacterial transcriptional activator domain-containing protein has product MTTLKQRLLGLLVTLGLLAFAVGFPTLLTLIGLSPAGILAQPVWADLLDAADWRIVWAGLGIISWAVWAVLGYCLIVELVAAVRNVHAPELPGLSLPQHAARTPWSTLVQIHTVGFGDELADLDEFRLIPYPAGDASALDTVTRSVRDSDGYDPEELHVVVIAAGAASTEGTAQLTQVVSAHEKRPGAAVVTLAGETAGSAAVLGVEGSRLLVPSLGIDLRAPGLTQAEAMSVAEIVRVTRTRTNVPVPVDDLLTDGYGALITATGALRDPLVDERPAPNQPAGHTSLLPEPATAYTETAATTENDVAALAPPVPRSTADAILAADPTIDEDLKLWRMGDKCPVPRVMLLGKLRATAHGVNQEVAERKHHYIELMTYLWAHPHGVTSATLADEFGYKRERARVEVSHLRKYLGTDPRTGESYLPTAPDTRARAEDGWNGYTLRGVLFDVDLFRRLRARAQARGADGLPDLVAALHLVRGEPFADLRADSWTWMFEGERFDLEFAAAIIDVAHLVATRTMKDGDLTTARRAVEIALSASPYDEISRLDLAKVADLEGNHAEAAQIRSEGIFERTDDYRPPLDASERTERIAGAPRRAAGS; this is encoded by the coding sequence GACTGGCGGATCGTGTGGGCCGGGCTCGGCATCATCAGTTGGGCAGTGTGGGCAGTCCTGGGCTACTGCCTGATCGTCGAGCTCGTCGCCGCGGTACGTAACGTCCACGCCCCCGAACTCCCCGGCCTCTCCCTGCCCCAGCACGCCGCGCGAACCCCGTGGTCGACCCTCGTCCAGATCCACACCGTCGGGTTCGGGGACGAGCTGGCCGACCTCGACGAGTTCCGCCTCATCCCCTACCCCGCCGGTGACGCCAGCGCGCTCGACACGGTCACCCGATCGGTGCGCGACTCGGACGGGTACGACCCGGAGGAGCTGCACGTCGTCGTCATCGCCGCCGGCGCCGCCTCCACCGAGGGCACAGCCCAGCTCACCCAGGTCGTCTCCGCGCACGAGAAGCGGCCGGGTGCCGCCGTCGTCACCCTCGCCGGCGAGACCGCAGGGTCAGCCGCAGTACTGGGGGTCGAGGGTTCCCGGCTGTTGGTGCCGTCCCTCGGGATCGACCTTCGCGCGCCAGGGCTGACGCAGGCCGAGGCGATGTCCGTCGCCGAGATCGTGCGCGTCACCCGGACGCGGACGAACGTCCCGGTGCCCGTCGACGACCTGCTCACCGACGGGTACGGGGCCCTCATCACTGCGACCGGAGCCCTACGTGACCCGCTGGTCGACGAGCGCCCAGCCCCCAATCAACCGGCCGGACACACGTCGCTGCTGCCCGAGCCGGCGACCGCGTACACCGAGACCGCCGCCACCACCGAGAACGACGTCGCCGCCCTCGCCCCACCCGTCCCACGATCGACCGCCGACGCCATACTCGCGGCCGACCCGACCATCGACGAGGACCTGAAACTGTGGCGAATGGGCGACAAGTGCCCGGTGCCGCGCGTGATGCTGCTCGGCAAGCTCCGCGCCACCGCGCACGGCGTCAACCAAGAGGTCGCCGAGCGCAAACACCACTACATCGAACTGATGACCTACCTGTGGGCGCACCCGCACGGCGTCACCTCAGCGACCCTGGCCGATGAGTTCGGGTACAAGCGCGAACGCGCCCGCGTCGAGGTCAGCCACCTGCGCAAGTACCTCGGCACCGACCCACGCACCGGCGAGAGCTACCTGCCCACCGCCCCCGACACCCGAGCGCGCGCCGAGGACGGCTGGAACGGATACACGCTGCGCGGCGTGCTCTTCGACGTCGACCTCTTTCGCCGCCTACGCGCCCGCGCCCAAGCACGCGGAGCCGACGGCCTCCCCGACCTCGTCGCCGCACTGCACCTGGTGCGCGGGGAGCCCTTCGCGGACCTGCGCGCCGACTCATGGACCTGGATGTTCGAGGGCGAGCGCTTCGATCTGGAGTTCGCTGCCGCGATTATTGATGTCGCCCACCTCGTCGCTACCCGCACCATGAAGGACGGCGACCTGACCACCGCACGCCGCGCCGTCGAGATCGCACTCAGCGCCTCCCCCTACGACGAAATCTCCCGTCTTGACCTCGCCAAGGTTGCCGACCTCGAAGGCAACCACGCCGAAGCCGCCCAGATCAGGAGCGAAGGCATTTTCGAGCGCACCGACGACTACCGGCCCCCACTCGACGCCTCGGAGCGGACCGAGAGGATCGCCGGGGCACCAAGACGGGCAGCCGGCTCGTAG